In the genome of Hyphobacterium sp. CCMP332, one region contains:
- a CDS encoding LysM peptidoglycan-binding domain-containing protein, with amino-acid sequence MRKQVFAVIAFFLCSFIIVNLSQAQDKKKPSQNVKIADSYFENQEYYLAADYYGKELEENPNNIYANYQLAECYRYYYDYENAEKQYSKTLAMGDDEVPLVGFWYAMMLKSNGKYELSKLQFDSFLSNFKAVSPEDRMIKEDAELERNGCILALKELKKPIRNYEFVNLPSPVNTANSEYAPNFYEGDTSIVFASARQGTKGKDKDTRLGEEFSDLFRFKLQGREWSEYSDDDEFSNVNTVRNDGAGVFTKDLKKFYYTSCIEKDYPCAIYVSTLVDGKWTEGVRLNDNINRRGYETKQPTLTAGGDTMIFVSDRPDGRGQNDLWFSRKRGDESWLPARNMGNLNTKFQDIAPFYDEDDSTLFFASNGRQGFGGLDIYKAQGAKFERVTNMGLPFNTNRDEFYLSVGKDKGLLSSNREGGKGNDDIYYFNIESKELLLAEFTKDDLTKEGNFSLITNLFYEPGGEPAVDIPVLLTDANGNTLLKAMSDELGSMSFDDLSPDQSYKLVLENNDENVYADVIYKGKGGEFNINAEREGAILATITKEIIEQFNSMSILSKLSYANSGDPAADVSVVLVDDNGLILKRGKTNMEGIARFQELDSDKDYRILIDEDDPRLTADIKFQIDDVRIKWMSQKTTERVVFENIYFDFNDYNIRKEAKKTLDDLASYLKSTEKVQVEVYANTDNLGTDEYNQELAKKRGLSVIEYLEEKGVNRSSIVINAVGANKPIASNETPIGRQLNRRVEFYVVGGSGYNSPVMTYIVEPKQSLEQVANEFNMTPEELKKLNNISSDTDLRAFIPLRVRKTGDNGLIAPISMASASSDKYKGMEEPGRHSAAVVQTSGSSNISGSSKALPDLPTGQSYHIVKPMETLFRIAYSYGMTVREIKELNNISSEIIQIGDAIKVIDKSGNKIAAGPGTYVVKDGDTLYDIAVAHNTTVKKLIEINNLDSPVLYQTMVLRVE; translated from the coding sequence ATGAGAAAACAGGTATTTGCAGTAATTGCTTTTTTCCTTTGTTCCTTTATAATTGTTAATCTGTCTCAAGCCCAGGATAAGAAAAAACCATCTCAGAATGTCAAAATTGCTGACTCTTATTTTGAGAACCAGGAATACTATCTTGCAGCTGACTACTACGGTAAAGAATTAGAGGAGAATCCAAATAATATTTATGCCAACTATCAATTGGCAGAATGCTATCGGTATTATTATGATTACGAAAATGCCGAAAAGCAATATTCAAAAACACTAGCCATGGGTGATGATGAGGTGCCTTTGGTTGGCTTTTGGTATGCGATGATGCTAAAGAGTAACGGAAAATACGAATTGTCGAAGCTTCAGTTTGATTCATTCTTATCCAATTTTAAAGCAGTAAGTCCCGAAGACAGGATGATTAAAGAAGATGCAGAGCTGGAACGTAATGGCTGTATTCTGGCCTTAAAAGAACTTAAAAAACCCATTCGTAATTACGAATTTGTCAATCTTCCAAGCCCCGTTAATACAGCCAACTCCGAATATGCACCAAACTTTTATGAAGGTGATACCTCAATCGTTTTTGCATCCGCAAGACAGGGAACAAAAGGAAAGGACAAGGATACGCGGCTTGGCGAAGAATTCAGCGATTTATTTCGATTTAAACTGCAAGGGCGAGAGTGGTCCGAATACTCCGATGATGACGAATTTAGTAATGTTAACACAGTTAGAAATGATGGTGCAGGTGTGTTTACAAAGGATTTAAAAAAATTCTATTATACCTCATGTATTGAAAAAGACTACCCTTGTGCGATATATGTGTCCACTTTGGTTGATGGAAAATGGACCGAAGGGGTGAGATTAAATGATAATATCAACCGAAGAGGTTACGAAACAAAACAACCCACCTTAACAGCCGGTGGCGATACCATGATCTTTGTTTCGGATCGTCCGGATGGCAGAGGGCAAAACGATCTTTGGTTTAGCCGAAAAAGAGGAGATGAAAGTTGGCTACCCGCAAGAAATATGGGCAATTTGAATACAAAATTTCAAGACATTGCACCATTTTATGATGAGGATGATTCAACATTGTTTTTCGCAAGTAATGGCAGACAGGGTTTCGGCGGTCTTGATATTTACAAAGCTCAGGGTGCAAAATTTGAAAGGGTCACGAATATGGGATTGCCTTTTAACACCAACAGAGATGAATTCTATCTGTCAGTTGGTAAAGATAAAGGATTGCTTTCTTCAAACAGAGAAGGAGGAAAAGGGAATGATGATATTTATTATTTCAATATAGAAAGCAAGGAATTGCTCCTGGCAGAATTCACCAAAGACGATCTAACCAAAGAGGGTAATTTCTCACTCATCACGAATTTATTTTACGAACCTGGAGGAGAACCGGCCGTCGATATTCCGGTCTTGCTAACTGATGCCAATGGAAATACTCTTTTAAAAGCGATGTCGGATGAATTAGGATCAATGTCATTTGATGATCTTTCGCCGGATCAGAGCTATAAACTCGTTTTAGAGAATAACGATGAAAATGTTTATGCTGATGTAATTTACAAAGGCAAGGGAGGTGAATTCAATATCAATGCGGAAAGAGAAGGAGCCATTTTAGCAACGATTACCAAAGAGATCATTGAGCAATTTAATTCCATGTCTATTTTATCAAAATTGAGTTATGCCAATTCCGGAGATCCAGCTGCCGATGTCTCTGTAGTATTGGTGGATGACAATGGGTTAATTCTCAAAAGAGGAAAAACCAACATGGAGGGTATCGCACGATTCCAGGAACTGGATTCTGATAAAGACTATAGAATTTTGATTGATGAAGATGATCCAAGATTAACTGCAGACATCAAATTTCAGATTGACGATGTGAGAATAAAATGGATGAGTCAGAAAACGACAGAAAGGGTTGTCTTTGAAAATATTTATTTTGATTTCAATGATTACAACATCAGAAAAGAAGCAAAAAAGACCCTGGATGATTTGGCCTCTTATCTAAAATCCACTGAAAAAGTTCAGGTAGAGGTATACGCCAATACCGATAATTTGGGAACCGACGAGTACAATCAGGAATTGGCTAAAAAGAGAGGATTGTCTGTAATCGAATACCTGGAGGAAAAGGGCGTAAACAGAAGTTCGATCGTCATTAATGCGGTTGGAGCGAATAAACCCATCGCTTCTAATGAAACTCCTATAGGTAGACAATTAAATAGAAGAGTTGAATTTTACGTGGTTGGGGGCTCGGGTTACAATTCACCGGTCATGACTTACATCGTGGAACCAAAGCAAAGCCTTGAGCAGGTAGCCAATGAATTTAATATGACGCCCGAAGAATTAAAGAAATTAAACAATATTAGTAGCGATACGGATCTTAGGGCCTTCATACCTTTGAGAGTAAGAAAAACAGGTGATAATGGCCTTATCGCTCCGATTTCCATGGCTTCTGCTTCCAGCGATAAATATAAAGGTATGGAAGAACCGGGACGTCATTCTGCCGCTGTTGTTCAAACCTCAGGGTCCTCAAATATATCAGGTTCATCAAAAGCATTACCCGATCTCCCAACTGGGCAATCTTATCATATCGTAAAACCTATGGAGACGCTATTTAGAATTGCTTACAGTTATGGAATGACGGTAAGGGAAATTAAAGAATTGAATAATATTAGCTCTGAAATTATTCAAATTGGCGATGCCATAAAGGTGATAGATAAATCAGGCAATAAAATTGCTGCAGGTCCCGGAACCTATGTTGTAAAAGACGGAGATACTTTATACGATATTGCCGTTGCACATAACACAACGGTTAAAAAACTCATTGAAATAAATAATCTTGACAGCCCCGTCCTCTATCAAACCATGGTGCTCAGGGTAGAATAA